TGTTCCGGGAAATCTTCCCCATTGCTCATATTTTCCCTCCTAAGAGCTTTAGCTGTCACTTGGTCGGTTCCTGGAGCTCTTCCTAAACCAAGATCTATTCTGCCCGGGAACAACGATTCAAGAGTTCCGAACTGCTCAGCGATGACCAAAGGAGCATGGTTAGGCAGCATAATCCCTCCGGACCCTACACGGATTTTCTCCGTTCCTCTTGCTACATGGCCAATAACAACGGCGGTTGCAGAGCTGGCAATGCCAGGCATACTATGGTGTTCAGCCAGCCAGAAGCGGTTATAATCCCACTTTTCGGCGTGCTGTGCTAAATCAAGGGTGTTTTGAAGCGATTCTGTAGCGTTTCCTCCTATTACGATCGGAGATAGATCCAATACAGAAAACGGGATATCTTGGAGCTGCTTTTTAGCAGATGATTGATTTTGCTGGGACATTGTAATTGTCCTCCTTTCTAACGTCTTGCTATAAAAAATGATTTTAGAAAATGATTTATTTAAACCTTACTTTTTATTGTAACAACTAAATTTAAAGTATCTAAATTTTATGCTCAGTCGATCAGGCTATGCATTCATTGGCAATCAGTTCATAGGAACGAACACGATCCTTTATATCATGTGTAATCGTAACAATCATCATTTCGTCGGCTTGATAGTGTTCTCTCAGCTCCTCAAGACGCCGCTTAACATCAGAAGGACTTCCGATAATGGACCGTTTTTTCATCGAGTTCAGCATCTCTTTTTCTTCTGGAGTCAATGAATAATGCTTCGCTTCTCCAAGGGATGGGACTCCTTTTCTTCCCTCTCCTTTTGCCAGCTGGATCTTCCAAATTTGATTAGGCAGTGCTAAATCTTCAGCTTCTTCTTTTGTCTCCGCACAAAGAACGGATACGGCTGCAATCGTGTTTGGTACCGGGGACCAATTATTCGCTCTAAACTCAGATTTGTACTGATCAATAATATCGGTAACATCCTGATCGCTCATAAATTGGCCGAATGCATAAGACAACCCGTGTTTGGCAGCAAGAATGGCACTCTTTTTGCTCGTTCCGAGAATCCAAGGCTCTGGAAGGCTGTCAGGAACCGGTGATGGAGTGATCTTAGAAAACATGTCATCTGAAGGAAAATCATTTTTGAAAAAATGCAGCAACGTGTCTACTGACTCAGCCATCTTTCGGACTTGTTC
This genomic stretch from Fictibacillus marinisediminis harbors:
- a CDS encoding LLM class flavin-dependent oxidoreductase: MKLSILDQSPASSGKTAQQALYDSLSLAQAGEKLGFTRYWIAEHHDFPGLTCPAPEVMLGYIGGQTDKIRLGCGAVLLPHYKPYKVAETYNLLATLFPGRIDVGIGRAPGGSAEATMALSDNYLEQVRKMAESVDTLLHFFKNDFPSDDMFSKITPSPVPDSLPEPWILGTSKKSAILAAKHGLSYAFGQFMSDQDVTDIIDQYKSEFRANNWSPVPNTIAAVSVLCAETKEEAEDLALPNQIWKIQLAKGEGRKGVPSLGEAKHYSLTPEEKEMLNSMKKRSIIGSPSDVKRRLEELREHYQADEMMIVTITHDIKDRVRSYELIANECIA